From a region of the Dictyostelium discoideum AX4 chromosome 2 chromosome, whole genome shotgun sequence genome:
- a CDS encoding hypothetical protein (METHIONYL-TRNA SYNTHETASE BETA SUBUNIT. 6/101) — protein MIKSCKRFYSVAKNNPKQTLYELPLIKASEFPEYNSSDYFKFEVIHQSKKSNARVTKITTPHGIIMQPNFVPVGTVGTIKFLDPISTKDTKSQLMFVNTYHMVVNSDPKLIEEAGGLHKFINYQNPIITDSGGFQVFSLGHPESKNNENENNSDNDNKVEVLNKEEKRELKGMSGKKYEGSIASIKDSGVKFLSYKNGDTIELGPVSSIKYQKQLGADIIIPFDELPPYHMDEKKILRSLHRTHHWEATSLLEHIKDPRKQAIYSVIHGGVNIEMRKQSIDYLTSLPFDGIALGGSLGKDRNEMKELLKTIIPFIPKNKPNHLLGIGDLESITSIIPLGIDSFDSSYPTRSARHGQIIIADEQSYFLIKNQENRIKIDEPLDKSCDCHTCKNYSKAYIHHLFKSHEQIYFTLATQHNLRAMSRLMENYRNKILQNEV, from the exons atgattaaaagtTGTAAAAGGTTTTACTCTGTCGCAAAAAATAATCCCAAACAAACGTTATATGAATTACCTCTAATAAAAGCATCAGAATTCCCAGAATATAATTCATCAGACTATTTTAAGTTTGAAGTTATTCATCAatctaaaaaatcaaatgcaAGAGTTACTAAAATTACAACACCTCATGGAAT tatAATGCAACCAAATTTTGTTCCTGTTGGAACTGTGggaacaattaaatttttagatCCAATATCCACAAAAGATACAAAATCACAATTGATGTTTGTAAATACATACCATATGGTAGTAAATTCAGATCCAAAATTAATAGAAGAAGCAGGAGGTTTgcataaatttataaattatcaaaatccaATAATAACAGATTCAGGTGGATTTCAAGTATTTAGTCTTGGGCATCcagaatcaaaaaataatgaaaatgaaaataacaGTGATAATGACAATAAAGTtgaagttttaaataaagaggAAAAAAGGGAATTAAAAGGAATGTCTGGTAAAAAATATGAAGGTTCAATAGCAAGTATAAAAGATAGTGgtgttaaatttttatcataTAAAAACGGTGACACCATTGAATTGGGGCCTgtttcatcaattaaatatcaaaaacaattagGTGCTGATATTATCATCCCCTTTGATGAATTACCACCTTATCATATGGAcgaaaaaaagattttacgTTCACTTCATAGAACTCATCATTGGGAAGCAACCTCATTACTCGAACATATTAAGGACCCAAGAAAACAAGCAATCTATTCAGTTATACATGGTGGTGTTAATATTGAAATGAGAAAACAGTCTATCGATTATCTAACTTCCTTACCATTTGATGGTATTGCTCTTGGTGGTAGTTTAGGTAAAGATCGTAATGAAATGAAAGAACTCTTAAAAACTATAATACCATTCATCCCAAAAAACAAACCAAATCATTTATTGGGAATTGGTGATTTAGAATCAATCACTTCAATAATTCCATTAGGAATTGATAGTTTTGACTCTTCATATCCTACTCGCTCAGCTAGACATggtcaaataattattgcaGATGAACAATCttactttttaataaaaaatcaagaaaatagaataaaaatagatgAGCCATTAGATAAATCATGTGATTGTCATac TTGCAAAAACTATTCAAAAGCATATATTCATCATCTCTTTAAATCTCATgaacaaatttattttaccCTTGCGACTCAACACAATTTAAGAGCCATGTCAAGGTTAATGGAAAattatagaaataaaatattacaaaatgAGGTTTAG